A stretch of the Rosa rugosa chromosome 5, drRosRugo1.1, whole genome shotgun sequence genome encodes the following:
- the LOC133711097 gene encoding F-box protein At2g26160-like, whose product MMYSVSERKNYIKNVQLPYRHKRLFGSSHGWLAIVDKISRAITLMNPFAQAMAPIHLPHLNEDVSKVILSADPALNPNSYMVIAIYNSIHLAFLKGGQEDWNCIRLDSLHHPLTDVIFYKSQIYAVSIHGTIVSINVNMCVINSSHPPELLDVRAFMTRIRDLDQAYLVESTKGHLWHVQRCSIGVTQFDGNVLFEEGFRVYKVVFSDTDGCMVKHVEVKTIGDEALFIGKNYSVSVSASKFPGCQPNSIYYTGGSKEFVMRIFDVEFGTACAVIEGRKPRGLWITPPFKGLG is encoded by the coding sequence ATGATGTACAGTGTTTCCGAAAGAAAAAACTACATTAAAAATGTTCAGCTTCCGTACAGACATAAGAGGCTTTTTGGCTCTAGCCATGGTTGGTTGGCCATAGTAGACAAAATTAGTCGTGCCATAACTCTCATGAACCCTTTTGCACAAGCAATGGCGCCCATTCATCTCCCTCATTTGAATGAGGACGTCTCAAAGGTCATCCTATCTGCTGATCCTGCTTTGAATCCGAATAGTTATATGGTTATAGCAATCTACAATTCGATACACTTGGCTTTCCTTAAAGGAGGGCAGGAAGATTGGAATTGCATCAGACTAGACTCACTACATCACCCTCTTACTGATGTTATATTTTATAAAAGCCAAATCTACGCGGTATCAATTCATGGAACGATTGTGTCAATCAATGTTAACATGTGTGTTATCAACTCTTCACATCCTCCAGAATTACTGGATGTTCGGGCATTCATGACTCGCATTAGAGATTTGGATCAGGCCTATCTTGTGGAATCAACCAAGGGACACCTATGGCACGTACAAAGATGTTCTATAGGAGTCACACAATTTGACGGCAATGTACTTTTCGAAGAGGGATTCAGGGTATACAAGGTGGTGTTCAGCGATACAGATGGTTGCATGGTGAAGCATGTTGAGGTAAAAACCATAGGAGATGAGGCCTTGTTCATTGGCAAAAATTATTCAGTCTCTGTTTCGGCTTCAAAGTTTCCTGGGTGCCAGCCAAATTCCATATACTACACTGGAGGTTCGAAAGAATTTGTTATGAGAATTTTCGATGTAGAGTTCGGAACCGCTTGTGCAGTTATAGAAGGTCGAAAGCCACGCGGACTTTGGATTACGCCACCGTTTAAGGGCCTCGGCTAG
- the LOC133712812 gene encoding putative pentatricopeptide repeat-containing protein At1g26500: MILGQRRSLTKPLQNLVRFLTTHPNPPSPVNQAHLLRVCTILYQQQNSPESRLHSNLNSLSFNLTHEFFLQVCNNFPLSWRPVYLFYQYTQTNPSFTHTAVSLNKMVDVVGKSRNMELFWDLVNEMGRRRLVNDRTFVIGLRTLAKARELNKCVEFFHVMSGCGIECNVETLNKVIKSLCGLKLVEEAKFVVFKLKERIRPDEVTFKCLIQGFCDVGDLVEASKIWNLMVDQGFDPCVGAVDKMMETLFKTNRDAEAMKLFQMMRLKRMEELGLSSYRLVIEWMCKKGKVENAHVVYDEMRKRGIKADNLTWGSLVYGLLSRRRVNEAYGIVEGIEKPDISVYHGLMKGLLRLKRPGEATQVFREMIKRGCEPNMHTYVMLLQGHLGKRGRKGKDPLVNFDTIFVGGLVKAGKSLEATKYVERATKRGLEVPRFDYNKFLHYYSNEEGVAMFEEVGKKLRKAGMVDLADIFQRYGEKMATRDRRRDRVVEPLVERS, translated from the coding sequence ATGATACTCGGACAAAGAAGGAGCCTCACAAAACCCCTGCAAAACCTCGTCCGCTTCCTCACAACCCACCCCAACCCGCCATCCCCGGTGAACCAGGCCCACCTCCTCCGCGTCTGCACCATCCTCTACCAGCAGCAGAACTCGCCCGAGTCACGTCTCCACTCCAATCTCAACTCCCTCAGCTTCAATCTCACCCACGAGTTCTTCCTCCAGGTCTGCAACAACTTCCCACTCTCATGGCGACCCGTCTATCTCTTCTACCAGTACACCCAGACCAATCCCAGTTTCACCCACACCGCCGTATCACTGAACAAAATGGTCGACGTCGTCGGAAAGTCCCGGAACATGGAGCTGTTCTGGGACTTGGTTAATGAGATGGGACGGCGCCGTTTGGTGAATGACAGGACTTTTGTTATTGGGTTGAGGACTCTGGCCAAGGCCAGAGAGTTGAACAAGTGTGTGGAGTTTTTTCATGTGATGAGTGGGTGTGGGATTGAGTGTAATGTGGAGACTTTGAACAAGGTGATCAAGAGTCTTTGTGGGTTGAAACTTGTTGAAGAGGCCAAGTTTGTGGTGTTTAAGTTGAAGGAGAGGATTAGGCCTGATGAGGTTACTTTTAAGTGTTTGATTCAAGGGTTTTGTGATGTGGGGGATTTGGTTGAGGCTTCCAAGATTTGGAATTTGATGGTGGATCAAGGGTTTGATCCTTGCGTTGGTGCTGTTGACAAGATGATGGAGACTCTTTTCAAGACGAATCGGGATGCTGAGGCGATGAAGCTGTTCCAGATGATGAGGTTGAAGAGGATGGAGGAGTTGGGGCTTTCGAGTTATAGGCTCGTGATTGAGTGGATGTGTAAGAAGGGGAAGGTGGAGAATGCACATGTGGTTTATGATGAAATGCGCAAGAGAGGGATCAAAGCAGATAACTTGACATGGGGGTCGCTGGTTTATGGTCTTTTGTCGAGAAGGAGAGTAAATGAAGCTTATGGGATTGTGGAAGGGATTGAGAAGCCGGATATCAGTGTGTACCATGGCTTGATGAAGGGGCTGTTGAGGTTAAAAAGGCCGGGGGAAGCGACACAAGTGTTTAGGGAGATGATCAAGAGGGGGTGTGAGCCTAACATGCACACATATGTCATGTTATTGCAAGGGCATTTGGGAAAGAGAGGGAGGAAGGGAAAGGATCCGCTTGTGAATTTCGACACCATTTTTGTTGGGGGTTTGGTTAAGGCAGGGAAGTCATTGGAAGCCACCAAGTATGTGGAGAGAGCGACTAAAAGAGGGCTTGAGGTGCCTAGATTTGATTATAACAAGTTTTTGCATTACTACTCGAACGAGGAAGGGGTGGCAATGTTTGAGGAGGTGGGGAAGAAATTAAGGAAGGCCGGAATGGTTGATTTGGCGGATATTTTCCAGAGATATGGGGAGAAAATGGCGACGAGAGATAGAAGAAGAGATAGAGTTGTCGAGCCATTAGTAGAGCGTTCATAA